A genomic window from Lycium barbarum isolate Lr01 chromosome 4, ASM1917538v2, whole genome shotgun sequence includes:
- the LOC132637254 gene encoding uncharacterized protein LOC132637254, with amino-acid sequence MEGNEKKDVVGSPTEENMSPGKNVDQQNLEKNDDDSKNRLKEDQGIQKKKAKGKGSNDKTNNPQETQTFMINDDKELEVILFEEGWESAVSKKKQRSRSNKSKEKRQPSEQEGKKQEMTITQNSFDELLQDEDNVNLNVDVIAETSKRDQQNEESKKGQEKVDEWAEMSSTEEENTSEDEHEEDSLSEEGEDSDSEESEEEEKEQKEENLKDTSKEKASNEKENPEGADNRRKKKEKVEKQARITPITRNQKKNTQKSVVTPTND; translated from the coding sequence atgGAAGGAAATGAAAAAAAGGATGTTGTTGGTTCACCAACAGAGGAAAATATGAGTCCGGGAAAAAATGTTGATCAACAGAATCTGGAAAAAAATGATGATGACTCGAAAAATAGGCTCAAAGAGGATCAGGGGATACAAAAGAAAAAGGCCAAAGGGAAAGGGTCTAATGATAAGACAAACAACCCTCAGGAAACACAAACTTTCATGATCAATGATGACAAAGAATTAGAAGTGATCCTATTTGAAGAAGGATGGGAATCTGCTGTTAGCAAAAAGAAACAAAGGAGCAGAAGTAATAAATCCAAAGAAAAAAGACAACCAAGTGAACAAGAGGGGAAGAAACAAGAGATGACTATTACACAAAACAGCTTTGATGAACTGTTGCAAGATGAAGACAATGTGAATTTAAATGTGGATGTCATTGCTGAGACTTCAAAAAGAGACCAACAGAATGAGGAAAGCAAGAAAGGTCAAGAGAAGGTAGATGAATGGGCAGAGATGTCTTCTACTGAAGAAGAAAATACATCTGAAGATGAGCATGAAGAGGACAGCCTCTCAGAAGAAGGAGAAGACAGTGATTCAGAGGAATCTGAAGAAGAGGAGAAAGAACAAAAAGAGGAGAATCTTAAGGACACTAGTAAGGAGAAAGCTAGCAATGAAAAAGAAAATCCAGAAGGGGCAGATAAcaggagaaagaaaaaagagaaagtggAAAAACAAGCGAGAATAACACCTATCACAAGGAACCAAAAAAAGAATACACAAAAATCTGTTGTAACCCCTACTAATGATTAA
- the LOC132637253 gene encoding uncharacterized protein LOC132637253 yields the protein MKSQAATERLRYLIKEHKISFVTLQEPFINESKLESYKLTLGMQGAYANVNNKIWIFWGNELECSVFCSEDQMVTCRIQTHSNQQVYISVVYAKSRSAGREDLWRYMRGFASTINDPWMICGDFNCILSMDEKKGGKPYSFKKSLPFIECIQDCGVKDIDFSGNIFTWSNERKAEDVIWKRLDRTLCNEKWNEAFNITDNIHLARISSDHCPLLITCKNNQQSYVKYFRFLNFWTDIEGYQNIVKDNWITHTSGNIFWEVQQKLKNTSKALGDWSRTKI from the coding sequence ATGAAATCTCAGGCTGCAACAGAAAGGCTGAGATATTTGATTAAAGAACACAAAATCtcttttgtgactcttcaggaACCTTTTATCAATGAATCAAAATTAGAATCATACAAATTAACTCTTGGGATGCAAGGGGCTTATGCTAATGTGAACAACAAAATTTGGATCTTTTGGGGGAATGAGCTGGAATGTTCTGTCTTTTGTTCAGAAGACCAAATGGTTACTTGCAGAATCCAAACTCATTCTAATCAACAAGTTTATATCTCTGTGGTTTATGCTAAGTCAAGATCAGCAGGCAGGGAGGATCTATGGAGATATATGAGAGGTTTTGCCTCAACTATTAACGATCCATGGATGATATGTGGTGACTTCAACTGCATATTGTCTATGGATGAAAAGAAAGGAGGAAAGCCATACAGTTTCAAGAAAAGTTTGCCTTTCATTGAATGTATCCAAGATTGTGGTGTTAAAGATATTGACTTTTCAGGGAATATCTTTACCTGGTCAAATGAAAGGAAAGCGGAGGATGTGATTTGGAAAAGGCTGGATAGGACTCTATGTAATGAGAAATGGAATGAGGCTTTCAACATTACTGACAATATCCATCTTGCTAGAATCAGTTCTGATCATTGTCCTCTCCTGATCACCTGTAAGAACAATCAACAGTCATATGTTAAGTACTTCAGATTCTTGAATTTCTGGACAGACATTGAAGGGTATCAGAATATTGTGAAAGATAACTGGATCACACATACAAGTGGCAATATATTTTGGGAGGTCCAGCAGAAACTTAAGAATACAAGCAAAGCTTTGGGAGACTGGTCCAGAACCAAGATATGA